GAATATATCCAGCAAGGTGGATTGATTATGTACATTCTACTATTCATCAATATTGTTGGATGGGCAATTATGTTATCTAAGGCATACTTTCTCTCTGTGGAGATGAAGATGACTTCTCAAACATCAAGTGACATTCAAAAAAGAATTACTGATGTTGGAGAAAAGGATGCAACGTCAAAAATCGAAATTGCAAAGCAGTATCTAGCTGGTCACGTTATGGGTGCAGAAAAGGGTCTAAATACAGTTAAGATTATTGCAACAATCTCTCCACTACTTGGACTACTTGGTACCGTTGTTGGTGTATTGAAGGCCTTCCACGTAATGTCTCAAACAGGATTATCAAATCCAGCATCATTTGCTCAAGGTATCTCAATGGCCCTTATTACAACAGTTGGTGGGATGATTGTCGCAATTCCTCACTTTGTTGGTCACAACTACCTACTAGGAAGTGTGGATAAATTAGAATCAAAATTAGAACAAGAAATTATGGAAAAAATTCTATGAGTTCCAGAAGTAAAAAAAGAACAAGACAAGAAGCAAGCGCGGATATCACCCCCTTAATTGATGTTGTCTTCCTCCTTCTTATTTTCTTTATGACTTCAACTGTCTTTAAAAAGTCAGAATTAGCGCTACTGTTAAATCTACCTAAGACAGAGTCTGGAGAGAAAGCTTCCCAAGACTCTAAAGTTTTAACAATAGAATTATCAAAAGAAGAAGTGGCCATTGCTGGAAAGAAATTTACAGTGGATGAGCTTGACGAAAAACTGGCAGCAATTAAGGATAAGAATAAGCCTATTGATCTTCGAGTAGA
This sequence is a window from Halobacteriovorax vibrionivorans. Protein-coding genes within it:
- a CDS encoding MotA/TolQ/ExbB proton channel family protein → MRLYEYIQQGGLIMYILLFINIVGWAIMLSKAYFLSVEMKMTSQTSSDIQKRITDVGEKDATSKIEIAKQYLAGHVMGAEKGLNTVKIIATISPLLGLLGTVVGVLKAFHVMSQTGLSNPASFAQGISMALITTVGGMIVAIPHFVGHNYLLGSVDKLESKLEQEIMEKIL
- a CDS encoding ExbD/TolR family protein — encoded protein: MSSRSKKRTRQEASADITPLIDVVFLLLIFFMTSTVFKKSELALLLNLPKTESGEKASQDSKVLTIELSKEEVAIAGKKFTVDELDEKLAAIKDKNKPIDLRVDKEVQYARLVKILDVLKKYSLTNLSLITEK